One genomic segment of Clostridium saccharoperbutylacetonicum N1-4(HMT) includes these proteins:
- the pyrH gene encoding UMP kinase, protein MAECKYKRVILKLSGEALAGESGFGLDFNVAKRIALEIKELVDMGVEVGAVVGGGNIWRGRSGEGMDRTTADYMGMMATCINALALQDSLEQVGVKTRVQTAIEMKEIAEPFIRRRAMRHLEKGRVVIFAAGTGNPYFSTDTTAALRAAEIEADVILLAKKVDGVYDKDPHKYSDAKKYDTLSYIEVLDQGLQVMDSTATSLCMDNEIPILVFGLDDPGNIKRAMYGENIGTLVKKK, encoded by the coding sequence ATGGCAGAGTGTAAATACAAGAGAGTAATTTTAAAACTTTCAGGAGAAGCATTAGCTGGTGAGAGTGGTTTTGGACTTGATTTTAATGTGGCAAAGAGGATAGCACTTGAAATTAAGGAACTAGTTGATATGGGCGTTGAAGTAGGAGCTGTTGTTGGCGGCGGAAATATCTGGAGAGGTAGAAGCGGAGAAGGTATGGACAGAACTACAGCAGATTATATGGGAATGATGGCAACTTGTATTAACGCATTAGCACTTCAAGACTCGTTAGAACAAGTTGGGGTTAAGACAAGAGTACAAACTGCTATAGAAATGAAGGAAATTGCAGAACCATTTATAAGAAGAAGAGCAATGAGACATTTAGAAAAAGGAAGAGTAGTAATTTTTGCAGCTGGAACAGGTAATCCGTATTTTTCAACAGATACAACTGCTGCATTAAGAGCTGCAGAAATTGAAGCTGACGTAATTCTTTTAGCTAAAAAGGTTGATGGAGTTTATGATAAAGATCCTCATAAGTATTCAGATGCTAAAAAATATGATACACTATCATATATAGAAGTATTAGACCAAGGCTTACAAGTTATGGATTCTACAGCAACATCATTATGTATGGATAATGAAATCCCAATTTTAGTATTTGGTTTAGATGACCCTGGAAATATTAAAAGAGCAATGTATGGGGAAAATATAGGTACATTAGTTAAAAAGAAGTAG
- the frr gene encoding ribosome recycling factor, which produces MIKDIIKNAEEKMNKTISVLKSDLSTMKAGRANPTMLDRIQVDYYGSMCPLTQVANVSAPEPRVLMITPWEKPLLKEIEKAILKSDLGLNPSNDGAIIRLVVPELTEETRKTLVKNVKKTGEEAKVAVRSIRKTANDKIKALKKDSDLSEDQMKKAEDEVQKKTDAVVKEIDAIIAAKEKEVLSV; this is translated from the coding sequence ATGATTAAGGATATTATTAAAAATGCAGAAGAAAAAATGAATAAAACAATATCTGTTTTAAAATCAGATTTATCAACAATGAAAGCAGGAAGAGCAAATCCAACTATGCTTGACAGAATTCAAGTAGATTATTATGGAAGCATGTGCCCGCTTACTCAAGTAGCAAATGTTTCTGCTCCAGAGCCAAGAGTACTTATGATAACACCATGGGAAAAACCTCTTTTAAAGGAGATTGAAAAAGCTATATTAAAATCTGATTTAGGATTAAACCCATCAAATGATGGGGCAATTATTAGATTAGTTGTTCCAGAATTAACAGAAGAAACTAGAAAAACTCTTGTTAAAAATGTTAAAAAGACTGGAGAAGAAGCTAAAGTAGCTGTAAGATCTATTAGAAAAACTGCAAATGATAAAATTAAAGCTCTTAAAAAGGATTCGGATTTATCAGAAGATCAAATGAAAAAAGCTGAAGATGAGGTTCAAAAGAAGACAGATGCAGTTGTAAAAGAAATAGATGCAATAATAGCTGCAAAGGAAAAAGAGGTCTTATCTGTTTAG